A genomic window from Pirellulaceae bacterium includes:
- a CDS encoding DUF1207 domain-containing protein produces the protein MRSTTVGQAIVGFIVLGCSCAQADGQDLSFDSGFDPYTEATAKSEGWSLQILPDGLIYPPYLAGQKEPRSSIQYYYEKDNGWSWFSTVGGQLGILRCGTKDPYFPTGVQLGIEGAAQFSGANSDLFHLFSTDARFGVPLSIGWGNQETKLAVYFLHTHPNLGYFSDELSLKDKFFQRRAIVLGHAIHPTETVRLYGEVGYALASSMNGKWEFQLGAEFAPQLPTRIWGAPFAAANLHLLETDNFGGTLALQAGWSWRSDDARLLRLGVFYLNGRGNNYANLDLSEQQIGFGVWHDY, from the coding sequence ATGAGAAGTACGACTGTCGGCCAAGCGATTGTAGGGTTTATCGTTTTGGGTTGCAGCTGCGCGCAAGCCGACGGGCAGGATTTGTCTTTTGATTCCGGATTCGATCCCTACACGGAGGCAACGGCCAAATCGGAAGGCTGGTCATTGCAAATTCTGCCAGATGGACTTATTTATCCTCCCTACCTCGCTGGCCAGAAAGAGCCTCGCTCCAGCATTCAATATTATTATGAAAAAGACAACGGTTGGTCGTGGTTTTCTACGGTGGGCGGCCAGCTAGGCATTCTGCGTTGCGGAACAAAGGATCCGTATTTTCCGACTGGGGTGCAACTTGGGATCGAAGGCGCGGCTCAATTCTCTGGAGCTAATTCCGATCTCTTTCATCTGTTCTCGACCGATGCCCGGTTCGGGGTGCCGTTGTCGATTGGTTGGGGTAATCAAGAAACAAAGCTGGCTGTCTATTTTCTTCACACCCATCCGAATCTTGGCTATTTTAGTGATGAGCTGTCATTGAAGGATAAGTTTTTCCAGCGTCGAGCGATTGTGTTGGGGCATGCGATTCATCCAACTGAGACAGTTCGCTTGTACGGTGAAGTCGGCTATGCACTTGCCTCGAGCATGAACGGAAAATGGGAGTTTCAGCTCGGGGCTGAGTTTGCGCCACAACTGCCAACGCGAATTTGGGGGGCGCCCTTCGCAGCGGCCAATCTGCATCTGCTTGAGACCGACAATTTTGGAGGAACACTTGCACTACAGGCTGGTTGGTCCTGGCGCAGCGATGACGCTCGTCTCTTGCGACTCGGCGTGTTCTACTTAAATGGGCGAGGAAATAACTATGCAAACCTCGATCTAAGTGAGCAGCAGATTGGTTTTGGTGTTTGGCATGATTACTAA